Within the Herbaspirillum sp. RTI4 genome, the region ATTCAGATTATCTCTCTGCCTATCTTTAATAATCGCCACAGTAACTATCTGCGGCGGCATTATTTCTTTTAAAGCGGCATTTGACGAAGCCAATGAATTTCAGGACGATCACTTACGGCAAATCGCCGGATTGATGCAGGAACATCCGCTTCCGCCTGATTTTTCGATCGCTCAATCGCGAGAACAAATTGCTGATCCGGACTCACAAGTACTGGTTCATGTGATCAGCAGAAAAAACTCTACGGTGCCATTCGGCAGCCATGAAATATTAGAATTGAGCGCAGGATTACCGGAAGGCATACAAACCTTCCAGGCTAAACTCGACCAGTGGCGATTGTTCATCAGAACGCTGCCAACCGGCGACCGTCTGGTCGTCGGGCAACGGACCGACGATCGCGATGAACTTGCCCGTAATGCAGGCTTGCGAACGGTCTTCCCGCTGATTTTTCTGATCCCTGTTTTACTGATACTGATCAACGTCCTGATCCGCCACATGTTGCGCCCCATCACGCGACTGGCCACCGAACTCGATCAACGTCACGACACCGATCTGCAAAGCCTCGATGAACGCGGCGTGCCCGATGAAATCAAGCCCTTTATTGCCTCGATCAACCGACTTTTGCTGCGCGTCGACAAGTCGATGGAAATACAAAGACGGTTTGTCGCCGATGCGGCGCATGAGTTGCGTTCCCCTCTGACGGCCCTCACCTTGCAAGCAGAAAATCTGGCAAAAATTGCCTTGCCGCCCGCCGCCGATGAACGCTTGACGGCGCTGCGCAGCGGCTTGCACAGAATGCATTCTTTACTGGAACAACTGCTGACCATGGCGCGTTCGCAGACGCCGTTACCCGTACCCATCACTGCCATTCCTGTGGCCGATATGTTCAGACGCGTGCTGGAAAACATGATGCCGATGGCCGAGCAGAAAAACCTGAACATCGAAGTCGAAGCGGACCCGGACGCCCTGTTCAGAGGACATGAATTCGATGGCATGACGCTGATAAAAAATCTGATCGACAATGCGATTCGCTACACCCCTTCCGGCGGCAAGATCACCCTGCGCGCACAGCAACAGGGAACGACACTGTCAGTGGAAATTGAAGATACCGGGCCGGGCATTCCTGCGGCCGAGCAGGACAGAATCTTCGATCCTTTTTATCGCATTCCGGGAAGCGGCGAAGTCGGATCAGGACTGGGATTGGCGATCATCAAAACCATTCTGAAACGGATGGGTGCCACTATTTCTCTATTGAATTTAGTGAATCCATCGTCTGAAATTGAAGGCTTTCGATTTACCGTTTTATTTCATCATCAATGATTATTTTTTGCGAATCACAATCGTGATTACGGATTAAAAATAATATTATTATTTATCCTCAAGTTTATCTGCACTCATCCGTTACTTAAAAAGTAAGCCCTTTAAAAAACGGATTCGATGCGCGCATATTAGTAACGTGTCGACCGACATCTGAAAAAATGATTTGAAGCAACACCGCTCAATCAGCGTTATCGCAAACACCAACCAAAGAGGTTTTTTATGTCTATCGCCAGCATCAGCCAGTCCACCGCAGCCGCCAGCGCTGCCGCAGTCAACCCTAAA harbors:
- a CDS encoding ATP-binding protein, giving the protein MSAGLPEGIQTFQAKLDQWRLFIRTLPTGDRLVVGQRTDDRDELARNAGLRTVFPLIFLIPVLLILINVLIRHMLRPITRLATELDQRHDTDLQSLDERGVPDEIKPFIASINRLLLRVDKSMEIQRRFVADAAHELRSPLTALTLQAENLAKIALPPAADERLTALRSGLHRMHSLLEQLLTMARSQTPLPVPITAIPVADMFRRVLENMMPMAEQKNLNIEVEADPDALFRGHEFDGMTLIKNLIDNAIRYTPSGGKITLRAQQQGTTLSVEIEDTGPGIPAAEQDRIFDPFYRIPGSGEVGSGLGLAIIKTILKRMGATISLLNLVNPSSEIEGFRFTVLFHHQ